From a single Serratia surfactantfaciens genomic region:
- a CDS encoding MFS transporter, whose product MTAENNLQLNRRILSVVMFTFVCYLTIGLPLAVLPGFVHNHLGYNSVLAGLIISAQYFATLFSRPHAGRYADLLGPKKVVLFGLACCGVSGLFYALAFGVDGWPWLSLLLLCVGRVFLGVGESFASTGSTLWGIGRVGAMHTARVISWNGVATYGAMAAGAPLGVYLNQQWGLAGVAALIVLAVAVALLLASGKPDVSIAAGQRIAFSAVLGRIWAYGLGLAMGTVGFGVIATFITLYYADKGWSGAAFSLTLFSCAFVGIRLIFSNVINRHGGLKVTLASFLVEIVGLLLIWQAGEPWMVQTGALLAGAGFSLVFPALGVEAVKQVPPQNQGTALGTYSAFLDLALGITGPLAGLLIGQAGVPPIYLAAALLVALGVLLTLRLLQQRRA is encoded by the coding sequence ATGACCGCAGAAAATAACCTCCAGTTGAACCGACGCATTCTGTCCGTGGTGATGTTCACCTTCGTCTGCTACCTGACCATCGGCCTGCCGCTGGCGGTGCTGCCGGGATTTGTGCATAACCACCTGGGCTACAACTCGGTGCTGGCGGGCCTTATCATCAGCGCGCAGTACTTCGCCACGCTGTTCAGCCGCCCGCACGCCGGGCGCTACGCCGATCTGCTGGGGCCGAAGAAGGTGGTGCTGTTCGGCCTGGCGTGCTGCGGCGTCAGCGGCCTGTTTTACGCGCTGGCGTTCGGCGTTGACGGCTGGCCGTGGCTCAGCCTGCTGCTGCTGTGCGTGGGGCGGGTGTTTCTCGGCGTCGGCGAAAGTTTCGCCAGCACCGGTTCCACGCTGTGGGGTATCGGCCGGGTCGGGGCGATGCACACCGCGCGCGTGATTTCCTGGAACGGCGTCGCCACCTACGGCGCAATGGCGGCCGGTGCGCCGCTCGGCGTGTATCTGAACCAGCAGTGGGGATTGGCCGGTGTGGCGGCGCTGATCGTGCTGGCGGTTGCGGTCGCGCTGCTGTTGGCGAGCGGCAAACCGGACGTCTCGATCGCCGCCGGGCAACGCATCGCCTTCAGCGCGGTGCTCGGCCGTATCTGGGCTTATGGCCTGGGACTGGCGATGGGCACCGTCGGCTTCGGCGTGATCGCCACGTTCATCACCCTTTACTACGCCGACAAGGGCTGGAGCGGTGCGGCGTTTTCGCTGACGCTGTTCAGCTGCGCCTTCGTCGGCATCCGCCTGATCTTCAGCAACGTCATCAATCGCCACGGTGGCCTGAAGGTGACGCTGGCGTCGTTTCTGGTGGAGATCGTCGGGCTGCTGTTGATCTGGCAAGCCGGCGAGCCCTGGATGGTGCAAACCGGCGCGTTGCTGGCCGGCGCCGGTTTTTCGCTGGTGTTCCCGGCGCTGGGCGTCGAGGCGGTCAAGCAGGTGCCGCCGCAGAATCAGGGGACGGCGCTCGGCACCTATTCGGCCTTCCTCGATCTGGCGTTGGGCATCACCGGACCGCTGGCCGGGCTGTTGATTGGGCAAGCGGGCGTGCCGCCGATCTATCTGGCGGCGGCGCTGCTGGTGGCGCTCGGAGTATTACTCACTCTGCGTCTGTTGCAGCAGCGTCGGGCCTGA
- a CDS encoding helix-turn-helix domain-containing protein → MFSLLCCGLLLRLGRPSARRWVFQLLLLLCAWQSLLVGLRYGYDLTQFNRLQPMGAVMIPVLVWLAFRVSTQGRLRLADVWHFAPLCLTLLASWYAPVWLDALIIAADAGYGAALWYALRGGENSLKQVALAESWLCCRLWCGLAILLFTVAIAELIITLDFAWFGGRHAGLLVTVDTLLLTLGVYLVLSRTRPAEQPVEETPEPVKVVAVNDDQIHHWFVQVQQQLLKDDLYLQPELNLALLARKSGLPARRVSQAINQYAGMNVSQYVNQLRIGEAARRLLVGDRPITEIMHESGFTTKSNFNREFLRVYGANPSEWRRQQRLS, encoded by the coding sequence TTGTTCAGCCTGCTGTGCTGCGGGCTGTTGCTTCGCCTTGGCCGGCCCAGCGCCCGGCGTTGGGTTTTCCAGCTGTTACTGCTGCTGTGCGCATGGCAAAGCCTGCTGGTGGGGTTGCGTTACGGTTACGACTTAACGCAGTTCAACCGGTTGCAGCCGATGGGAGCCGTCATGATCCCGGTGCTGGTCTGGCTGGCCTTCCGGGTGAGCACGCAGGGGCGATTGCGGCTTGCCGATGTCTGGCATTTTGCGCCCTTATGCCTGACGCTGTTGGCCAGTTGGTATGCGCCAGTTTGGTTGGATGCGTTGATTATTGCCGCCGATGCGGGTTACGGCGCGGCCTTGTGGTATGCACTGCGCGGCGGTGAGAACAGTTTGAAGCAGGTGGCGTTGGCGGAAAGCTGGCTCTGCTGCCGTCTGTGGTGTGGGTTAGCCATTTTATTGTTCACCGTCGCGATAGCGGAGCTGATCATTACCCTCGATTTTGCCTGGTTTGGCGGGCGACATGCCGGCCTGTTGGTGACGGTCGACACTCTGCTGCTTACGTTGGGCGTGTACCTGGTCTTGTCCCGCACCCGGCCGGCGGAGCAACCGGTCGAGGAAACGCCGGAGCCTGTTAAAGTCGTCGCAGTGAATGATGACCAGATCCACCACTGGTTTGTTCAGGTGCAACAGCAATTGCTGAAAGACGATCTTTATTTGCAACCGGAGCTGAATTTGGCGCTGTTGGCGCGCAAAAGTGGATTGCCGGCGCGCCGGGTGTCGCAGGCCATCAATCAGTATGCCGGGATGAATGTCTCGCAATACGTGAACCAATTGCGCATCGGTGAGGCGGCGCGAAGGCTGCTTGTCGGCGACCGCCCGATAACCGAAATCATGCATGAGTCGGGATTTACCACCAAGTCGAATTTTAACCGCGAATTCTTGCGCGTATATGGTGCCAATCCCAGCGAATGGCGCAGGCAGCAAAGACTTAGTTAA
- a CDS encoding (4Fe-4S)-binding protein, with amino-acid sequence MDEELTATGYRRYSGDKIDVYFNSAICRHSANCVRGNAAIFTLNRRPWIMPDNADAAEVKRVIDTCPSGALKYREK; translated from the coding sequence ATGGACGAGGAATTGACCGCAACCGGTTACCGCCGTTATTCCGGCGATAAGATTGACGTTTATTTTAACAGCGCGATATGCCGCCATTCCGCCAACTGCGTGCGCGGCAACGCGGCTATTTTTACCCTGAACCGCCGCCCGTGGATTATGCCGGACAATGCCGACGCGGCGGAGGTGAAACGCGTTATCGACACTTGCCCCAGCGGCGCACTGAAATATAGGGAGAAATAA
- a CDS encoding GNAT family N-acetyltransferase, whose product MDLKILADEKRFYINDEQGKTIAEISFVPSGDKLTIIDHTWVDESLKGQGVGKKLVALVVEKMRAEQRKIIPLCPFAKHEFDTTPAYQDIRA is encoded by the coding sequence ATGGATCTTAAAATACTGGCAGACGAGAAGCGTTTTTATATCAATGACGAGCAGGGCAAGACGATCGCCGAGATCTCTTTCGTGCCGAGCGGCGACAAGCTGACTATTATCGATCACACTTGGGTAGATGAGTCATTGAAGGGACAGGGCGTCGGCAAAAAGCTGGTGGCGCTGGTGGTGGAGAAAATGCGCGCGGAACAGCGCAAAATCATTCCGCTGTGCCCGTTCGCCAAGCATGAGTTCGATACCACACCGGCCTATCAGGACATTCGCGCCTGA
- a CDS encoding alpha/beta hydrolase family protein — protein sequence MSPLRFCRNEDVRMKKLLSLWLLLCTTASASPYQIAIHDEAFSRGSRTLASRIYYPTEAEGPRQNVGANPVFTGIAGQIDAPPARGTFPLVVFSHGSGGNNTSQAWLAAALVSHGVVVIAANSPGSTTGDSVPAQSINLWRQTEDISALIDAIGASPRWAALVNPHAIGVVGHSKGGYSAIAAIGGRVRLADFIAGCRQRPQSPNCRFYTQARVDLTQVAADRFDADYTDPRIRFAVALDPGMVPYLRPESLRHLNSPLLIIEPQNYLPSEKGSRLGGASLAANGAEQPIRAQRLTRGNHFDFLPICQPNGRKILASEEQEAEVLCATTPAQREWVHQQTVAAILPFIRPWLPVRAENR from the coding sequence ATGTCACCTTTGCGCTTTTGTCGTAATGAGGATGTGAGGATGAAAAAGTTACTGTCCCTGTGGCTGCTGCTGTGCACGACGGCCAGCGCATCGCCTTATCAGATCGCCATTCATGATGAAGCGTTTTCCCGGGGTTCGCGCACGCTCGCCAGCCGTATTTATTATCCCACCGAGGCCGAAGGCCCACGACAAAACGTCGGTGCCAATCCGGTATTCACCGGTATTGCCGGCCAAATTGACGCACCACCGGCCAGGGGCACCTTTCCCTTGGTGGTGTTCAGTCACGGCAGCGGAGGGAACAATACCAGCCAGGCCTGGCTGGCGGCAGCGCTGGTTAGCCATGGCGTGGTGGTGATTGCCGCCAACTCACCCGGCAGTACCACCGGCGACTCAGTCCCGGCGCAGTCCATCAATCTTTGGCGGCAAACCGAAGATATCTCCGCGCTGATTGACGCGATCGGCGCCTCCCCTCGCTGGGCTGCTCTCGTCAACCCTCACGCCATCGGCGTTGTCGGCCACTCCAAGGGCGGTTACAGCGCTATCGCGGCCATCGGCGGCAGAGTCAGACTGGCAGATTTCATCGCCGGTTGTCGGCAACGGCCGCAGTCACCCAATTGCCGGTTCTATACCCAGGCCAGGGTTGACCTGACGCAGGTCGCCGCCGATCGGTTCGATGCCGATTATACCGACCCGCGTATCCGCTTTGCCGTCGCCCTCGATCCCGGCATGGTGCCCTATCTGCGGCCGGAGAGTTTGCGTCACCTAAACAGCCCCTTGTTGATTATCGAACCGCAAAACTATCTGCCAAGCGAGAAAGGCTCGCGTTTGGGTGGGGCGTCGCTGGCAGCTAACGGCGCTGAACAGCCTATCCGCGCACAGCGATTAACCCGCGGCAATCATTTCGATTTCTTACCCATTTGCCAACCCAACGGCCGCAAAATTTTGGCCTCTGAAGAACAGGAAGCAGAGGTACTATGCGCAACCACGCCTGCCCAACGTGAATGGGTACATCAGCAAACGGTGGCGGCAATATTGCCGTTCATTCGCCCCTGGCTACCCGTGCGCGCAGAAAATCGATAA
- a CDS encoding LysR substrate-binding domain-containing protein has translation MNIMHLDLKRLDLNLLLVFEAVYRLRSVTRAAAELALSASALSHALIRLRKALADELFYRVGNDMHPTVYADSLAPTVSESLALLSKGLHPRPRFIPAESRESFTFAVTDYTAFAVFPALMAQMQRLAPGLSFQLRYSERKVALNDLLAGRIDFALGFTETDGESYPEIDEVSWLEDEYVAVCSPAFSARYGELTLENYLRARHLVVTPWNEQRGVIDYQLDKLGLQRDIAIRTPSLLGAPFIVADSELVMSMPRYAAQKLRQAAVLDVHPLPFPVPPYQIKIYLHRKNGRPEACRWLRQQLQALAAL, from the coding sequence ATGAATATCATGCATCTGGATTTGAAACGTCTCGATCTCAACCTGCTGCTGGTGTTCGAGGCGGTGTATCGGCTGCGGTCGGTGACACGCGCCGCCGCAGAATTGGCCCTCAGCGCATCGGCGCTGAGCCACGCGCTGATCCGGCTGCGCAAGGCGCTGGCGGACGAGCTGTTCTACCGGGTCGGCAACGACATGCACCCGACGGTGTATGCCGACAGCCTGGCTCCTACCGTCAGCGAAAGCCTGGCGCTGCTGTCTAAAGGGCTGCATCCGCGCCCGCGCTTCATCCCCGCCGAAAGCCGGGAAAGCTTCACTTTCGCCGTTACCGATTACACCGCCTTCGCGGTGTTTCCGGCGCTGATGGCGCAGATGCAGCGTCTGGCGCCTGGGCTGTCATTTCAGCTGCGCTATTCCGAGCGCAAAGTGGCGCTGAACGATCTGCTGGCGGGGCGCATCGATTTCGCGCTGGGCTTTACCGAAACCGACGGCGAAAGCTACCCGGAGATCGACGAGGTGAGCTGGCTGGAGGATGAGTATGTGGCGGTCTGTTCGCCCGCGTTCAGCGCAAGATACGGCGAACTGACGTTGGAAAATTACCTGCGGGCGCGCCATCTGGTGGTGACGCCGTGGAACGAGCAGCGCGGCGTCATTGACTATCAGCTCGACAAACTGGGGCTGCAACGCGATATCGCCATTCGCACGCCTTCATTGCTGGGTGCACCGTTCATCGTCGCCGACAGCGAACTGGTGATGAGCATGCCGCGCTACGCCGCGCAAAAATTACGCCAGGCGGCGGTACTGGATGTCCACCCCCTGCCGTTTCCGGTGCCGCCGTATCAGATCAAAATCTACCTGCACCGTAAGAACGGCAGACCGGAGGCCTGCCGCTGGTTGCGGCAACAGCTGCAGGCGCTGGCGGCGTTATAA
- a CDS encoding YodC family protein produces MAFNIGDFVQRTTGGPKMTVVAIDGETLVCSWNELGQEQRTEVQASDVALYHEDGDFGVC; encoded by the coding sequence ATGGCATTCAATATCGGTGATTTTGTGCAACGCACTACCGGCGGCCCAAAGATGACCGTGGTGGCGATCGACGGCGAAACCCTGGTTTGCAGCTGGAATGAACTGGGTCAAGAGCAGCGCACGGAGGTGCAGGCCAGCGACGTGGCGCTGTACCACGAAGACGGCGATTTCGGCGTCTGCTGA
- a CDS encoding GNAT family N-acetyltransferase: MTIEIYSAQKSDAKLILDMIIELAVYEKAREQVLASVEDIERSLFGPGACSEALICTVNGEPAGYAVFFMSYSTWLGKNGIYLEDLYVAPKHRGAGAGKTLLRHIARLACERQCGRLEWSVLDWNQPAIDFYLSIGAQPQGEWVRYRMEGEALTHFAAHGAALPAQ, encoded by the coding sequence ATGACCATTGAGATTTACTCGGCGCAAAAAAGCGATGCCAAACTGATTCTGGATATGATTATCGAGCTGGCGGTGTACGAAAAGGCGCGCGAGCAGGTGCTGGCCAGCGTGGAAGATATCGAACGCAGCCTGTTTGGGCCGGGGGCCTGTTCAGAAGCGCTGATTTGTACGGTGAACGGCGAGCCGGCGGGCTATGCGGTGTTCTTTATGAGTTACTCCACCTGGCTGGGTAAAAACGGCATCTATCTGGAAGATCTGTACGTGGCGCCGAAGCATCGCGGCGCGGGCGCCGGTAAAACCCTGCTGCGGCACATCGCCCGGCTGGCGTGCGAGCGGCAGTGCGGCCGCCTGGAGTGGAGCGTGCTGGACTGGAATCAACCGGCCATCGATTTCTACCTCAGCATCGGCGCTCAGCCGCAGGGCGAGTGGGTGCGCTATCGCATGGAGGGCGAGGCGCTGACGCACTTCGCGGCGCACGGGGCGGCGCTGCCGGCGCAATAG
- the smrA gene encoding DNA endonuclease SmrA, whose protein sequence is MSEQEKDFFEQAMADVVPLASGRQTLYLKPQETTDKSARLEAQRLLQENFLSTDFLEVIPCEQPLEFKGEGIQQGVLDKLRNGRYPPQASLNLLRQSVEASRQALFRFIEQAEAQNLRSLLIVHGRGRQNESHQNIVRSYVAKWLAQFEQVQAFCRALPRDGGEGACYVTLRKSAQAKAENFERHAKRSR, encoded by the coding sequence ATGAGCGAGCAGGAAAAAGACTTTTTTGAACAGGCGATGGCGGACGTGGTGCCGCTGGCGAGCGGGCGGCAGACGCTGTACCTCAAGCCGCAGGAGACGACGGACAAAAGCGCGCGGCTCGAAGCGCAGCGGCTGCTGCAAGAAAATTTCCTCAGCACCGACTTTCTCGAGGTGATCCCCTGTGAACAGCCGCTGGAGTTCAAAGGGGAAGGCATTCAGCAGGGCGTGCTGGACAAGCTGCGCAACGGCCGTTACCCGCCGCAGGCGTCGCTGAACCTGCTGCGTCAGTCGGTTGAAGCCAGCCGGCAGGCGCTGTTTCGCTTTATCGAGCAGGCGGAGGCGCAAAACCTGCGTTCGCTGCTGATCGTACACGGCCGCGGGCGCCAGAACGAGAGCCATCAGAATATCGTGCGCAGTTACGTCGCCAAATGGCTGGCGCAGTTTGAACAGGTGCAGGCGTTTTGCCGTGCCTTACCCCGCGACGGCGGCGAGGGGGCTTGCTACGTCACGCTGCGTAAATCGGCGCAGGCCAAGGCGGAAAACTTCGAGCGCCACGCCAAGCGCAGCCGTTGA
- a CDS encoding DUF2002 family protein: MYLRPDEVAKVLENTGFERDYVTDQAYGYRKGAHYVYVNREARMGRTALVIHPALKEKSVHFATPTSPVRTSEQYLEFPLDLSGDAPNQRYGIAHGFSSREALSRYLYSMFL; the protein is encoded by the coding sequence ATGTATTTACGGCCGGATGAAGTGGCTAAAGTGTTGGAGAATACCGGCTTTGAGCGTGATTATGTCACCGATCAGGCCTATGGCTACCGCAAGGGCGCACACTATGTGTATGTGAATCGCGAAGCGCGGATGGGCAGAACCGCGTTGGTGATCCACCCGGCGTTGAAAGAGAAAAGCGTGCATTTCGCCACGCCGACCTCGCCGGTGCGCACCAGCGAACAGTATCTGGAGTTTCCCCTGGATTTAAGCGGCGACGCCCCGAACCAGCGTTACGGCATCGCACACGGCTTCAGCTCGCGCGAAGCGCTGTCGCGCTACCTCTACAGCATGTTCCTGTAA
- a CDS encoding DUF1198 family protein, which yields MTWIILAALIVVFIIGYRILTSDTRKAIDSLAHLLRVKPMLIESMIQEMGGRQSQTFIRMLNNGYTEEMHQAAYLLFIYLTFIKQADDEQIGQWRDMLLRAGLSPELHAEHTEAALFYFAELDIDAFELAQFRRAYNERFNREALAHG from the coding sequence ATGACCTGGATCATCCTCGCCGCCCTGATCGTCGTATTTATTATCGGTTACCGCATTTTGACGTCCGACACCCGTAAAGCCATCGATTCGCTGGCCCATCTGCTGAGGGTCAAACCGATGCTGATCGAATCGATGATCCAGGAAATGGGCGGCCGCCAAAGCCAGACCTTTATCCGCATGCTGAACAACGGCTACACCGAAGAGATGCACCAGGCCGCTTACCTGCTGTTCATCTACCTGACGTTCATCAAGCAGGCGGATGACGAACAGATCGGCCAATGGCGCGATATGCTGCTGCGCGCCGGGCTGTCGCCGGAGCTGCACGCCGAACACACGGAAGCGGCGCTGTTTTACTTCGCCGAGCTGGATATCGATGCGTTTGAACTGGCGCAGTTCCGTCGCGCCTACAATGAGCGTTTCAACCGCGAAGCATTGGCCCACGGCTAA
- a CDS encoding DUF1543 domain-containing protein, whose translation MPGLLMFYVGGTAPGANIELHDVQFAAADRPEEAYPLLREKWFGDKRKVHVDGYARIDWADGYDVSLEPAPFAGEEKLFFVNVGGYRSDELAELHQFGLFVARSADEAKDKAKRVLLRDSAQQHKDDLAEVDDCLLLQALQGYHVHLRANPHGKPARPLWQGYLPIGEPAL comes from the coding sequence ATGCCGGGATTATTGATGTTTTATGTGGGCGGTACGGCGCCGGGCGCCAATATTGAGTTGCACGACGTGCAGTTTGCGGCGGCGGATCGGCCGGAAGAGGCTTACCCGCTGCTGCGTGAAAAGTGGTTTGGCGACAAGCGCAAGGTGCATGTCGACGGCTATGCGCGCATCGACTGGGCGGACGGTTACGACGTAAGCCTGGAACCTGCGCCGTTCGCCGGTGAAGAGAAGCTGTTTTTCGTCAATGTGGGCGGTTACCGCAGCGATGAGCTGGCGGAACTGCACCAGTTCGGCCTGTTCGTGGCGCGTTCCGCCGATGAGGCTAAAGACAAAGCCAAGCGGGTGTTGCTGAGGGACAGCGCGCAGCAACACAAGGATGATCTGGCTGAAGTGGACGACTGCCTGCTGCTGCAGGCGCTGCAGGGTTATCACGTTCATCTGCGGGCCAACCCGCACGGCAAGCCGGCCCGGCCGCTGTGGCAGGGGTATCTGCCGATCGGCGAACCGGCGTTATAA
- a CDS encoding MbeD/MobD family mobilization/exclusion protein, with translation MTMRELEIQFQNAMNELQSSFERQHRKWQQSYQALQQLLEEAKQREAALRAQNEQLVRKLSTASSVPEQHALVKQIKMLGAHLDALAKDAATFNHHLRQQSAVGNFSGEQH, from the coding sequence ATGACAATGCGCGAGCTGGAAATCCAGTTTCAAAATGCGATGAATGAGTTGCAGAGCAGCTTCGAACGGCAACACCGCAAATGGCAGCAAAGCTACCAGGCGCTGCAGCAACTGCTGGAAGAAGCCAAACAGCGCGAAGCCGCGCTGCGGGCGCAGAATGAACAACTGGTGCGCAAGCTGAGCACCGCCAGCTCGGTGCCGGAACAGCATGCGCTGGTGAAGCAGATCAAAATGCTCGGCGCCCATCTGGATGCGCTGGCCAAAGACGCGGCCACCTTCAATCACCACCTGCGCCAACAGAGCGCGGTCGGTAATTTCAGCGGCGAACAGCATTGA
- a CDS encoding LysR family transcriptional regulator produces the protein MLNLQRLAIFAAVVEAGSFTAAAVALGQTKAVVSFNVKQLENELGVSLLARSTRRLSLTDAGERFYQRSLQLLQEAENVLDDVRRDHHGLSGVLRITSTPEYGAQVVVPALAAFSRQHPRLRIQHVSSSYHADLISERFDVAIRLGQLADSSHRAALIDSFAIFPVAAPDYLADRPIHSLTDLAQAQWIAHSRLSSPLSWQVITPQREAVLFKVADAATLTGDSAAALLAFTLHGGGVALLPAWLAQPEIDAGRLQRLLPDHRFPEQSIYALYPNTRHVPEKVRAFIDFLRARVARGE, from the coding sequence ATGCTGAATTTGCAGCGCCTGGCGATCTTCGCGGCGGTGGTGGAGGCTGGCAGCTTTACCGCCGCCGCGGTGGCGCTGGGGCAAACCAAGGCGGTGGTGAGCTTTAACGTCAAGCAGCTGGAGAACGAGCTGGGGGTTTCACTGCTGGCGCGCAGCACCCGGCGGCTATCGCTGACCGATGCCGGCGAGCGTTTCTACCAGCGCAGCCTGCAGCTGCTGCAGGAGGCGGAAAATGTGCTGGACGACGTGCGCCGCGATCATCATGGGTTGAGCGGCGTGCTGCGTATCACCAGCACGCCGGAGTATGGCGCGCAGGTGGTGGTGCCGGCGCTGGCGGCGTTTTCGCGACAGCATCCGCGCCTGCGCATCCAGCATGTCTCTTCTTCTTACCATGCCGATCTGATCTCGGAGCGCTTCGACGTGGCGATCCGCCTGGGGCAACTGGCGGATTCCAGCCACCGTGCGGCCTTGATCGACAGCTTCGCCATTTTTCCGGTGGCGGCGCCGGATTATCTGGCCGACCGGCCGATCCATTCGCTGACGGATCTGGCACAGGCGCAGTGGATCGCCCACAGCCGGCTCAGTTCGCCGCTCAGCTGGCAGGTGATCACGCCGCAGCGCGAAGCGGTGCTGTTCAAGGTCGCGGACGCCGCGACGCTCACCGGCGACAGCGCTGCGGCATTGCTGGCGTTCACCTTGCATGGCGGCGGCGTGGCGCTGCTGCCGGCGTGGCTGGCGCAGCCCGAAATCGATGCCGGCAGGCTACAACGGTTGCTGCCGGATCACCGTTTCCCTGAGCAGAGCATCTATGCGCTCTACCCGAACACCCGCCATGTGCCGGAGAAGGTGCGGGCGTTTATCGATTTTCTGCGCGCACGGGTAGCCAGGGGCGAATGA
- a CDS encoding DoxX family protein, producing MGDSSKDGVILLSRILLMVLFIIFGWMKLVNFGATVTAMEGYGTPMPYLAAIIAVVVEFIFGIALILGLFTRPIAVIFALYVLGTAFIGHPFWKMTGMEMMGNEINFFKNISIIGGLLLLAVTGAGRYSLDYKIFNK from the coding sequence ATGGGTGATAGCTCAAAAGACGGCGTAATTCTGCTGTCCCGCATTCTACTGATGGTTCTGTTTATCATTTTCGGCTGGATGAAACTGGTCAACTTCGGTGCGACCGTCACGGCGATGGAAGGTTATGGCACGCCGATGCCTTATTTGGCGGCGATTATCGCCGTGGTGGTGGAGTTTATTTTCGGCATCGCGCTTATTCTCGGCCTGTTTACTCGCCCTATCGCGGTCATTTTCGCCCTGTATGTTCTGGGCACTGCGTTTATCGGCCATCCGTTCTGGAAGATGACCGGCATGGAAATGATGGGTAACGAAATCAACTTCTTTAAAAACATCAGCATCATTGGCGGTTTGCTGTTGCTGGCGGTGACCGGCGCCGGCCGTTATTCGCTGGACTATAAAATATTTAATAAATAA